A stretch of DNA from Desulfovibrio desulfuricans DSM 642:
AACTCAACTTCAAGGGCACTGTGCGCATTGAAGGCCGCTATACTGGCGAAATTGTCAGTGACGGTACGCTCAACGTGGGCAAGGATGCTCAGGTGCAGGGCACCCTTGATGTGGGCGAACTGCTGCTTTCCGGCCACTTCACCGGCGATGTGACGGCCAAACGCCGCATCGTGGTTTACAGCTCCGGGGTGCTCGAAGGTCAGGTTGTCACGCCCAATCTGCTTACAGAAGAAGGCGGAATCATCGAAGGTCAGATCAGCATGAAGACCCCGGGCAAGCCCAAGGCATAAGGGTGCAAAGCAAGAACGCCTGAGGGTGCGCCCAGCCGTTTTTTCACAACGTTCGGCCTTCCCTTCGCGGACAGACCAATGAGAGCCTGTGGCAATTTTGCTGCGCACCCCAGAAAGGATTCTGCCAATGCAAATATCCCGGCCAGCAGCCTCCTGAAATAGCGCTGCATTGGTGCACTCTTGCCTGTTTATGGCATATTCGCCGGGCCATGCCACACCACATTTGCCTGATGCAGAAAAATAGCGCATAGTTGGAACTGGAAAACGTGTTACAAACCAGATCAACAATTCATGCGCGGCAGGCTTTAATGCCTGTCGAAACGCTTTCCTCAGGAGGCACCTATGGCACACGATTATTTCCGTGCGCTCAGGGATGTGGCGCTGGTTATCAACTCCAGCCTTGAGCCCCGCGAAGTTCTGCACAAAATCACCGAGCAAACCGCCGTTACCATGGGCTGCAAAGCAAGCACCATCCGTCTGCTGGACAGCACCGGACGCTTCTTGCTGCCCAGCGCCGCCCACGGCCTTTCCTCCACCTATATGCGTAAAGGCCCGGTGGAAGTGAAACGCAGCGGCCTTGACGGCGAAGTGCTTTCCGGCAAGACCATTCACCTCAAGGACGCCACCGCCGATGGGCGCTTTCAGTACCCGGAATCGGCCAAGGCCGAAGGGCTTGTTTCCGTGCTGTCCTCCCCCCTCATGGCTGACGGCAAAGCCATTGGCCTCATCCGCGTGTACTCCGATGTGGAGCGCGAATTCAGCGCCGATGAGGAAACCTTCATGGAAGCCGTAGCTGCCATTTCGGCGCTGGCCATTGAAAACTCCCGCCTGCATGAAGCCCTGCGCAACAATTACGAGCTGATGGCCAAACACGCCTACTCTCTCTACGAAGACTAGGCCGCGCACAGGCGGATTTGTTCCGGCTGCCTAGGCAGGTTTTCAACAGCCCGAGCGGCAAAGGCATTGCCTAAAAGTGGCAGGGCTTTCTTCCGGAGGCCAGAACCGCCGGGCGCAGTGCATGCGCTTTGCAAATTTGAGCCGTTGAATTCCGGCGGCAACGCACGACAACGATTTTTCCCTCTACGCTATGAGGAACTTGCATATGAGCAGAATCAAAGTAGGCATCAACGGCTTTGGCCGTATTGGGCGGCAGGTTTTCCGCGCCCTGCACCAGAGCTACCGCGACAAAGTAGAAGTGGTTGCCATCAATGACCTGTTTGACGCGGAATCCAATTTCCACCTGCTGGAATACGATTCCGTCTATGGACGCGCCAACCTTGACGCCAAGGTCAACGGTCAGGACGCCACAGTAGGCGACTGGAACATCCACTGCTTTGCAGAACGCGACCCCAAGCAGCTTACCTGGGGCGCGCATGATGTTGACATCGTGGTGGAAAGCACGGGCATCTTCCGCTCTGCCACCCAGGCGGCCGTGCATATTGAAAATGGCGCCAAAAAGGTCATCATCACCGCCCCCGCCAAGGACGAAGACATCACCATCGTCATGGGCGTGAACCACGAGCAGTACGACCCGGCCAAGCACCACGTTGTGTCCAACGCCTCGTGCACCACCAACTGCCTGGCCCCGGTGGCCCTTGTATTGCAGCGCAAATTCGGCATCCAGATGGGCAACATGACCACCATCCATGCCTATACCAACGATCAGCGCATCCTCGACATGGCCCACAAGGACCCGCGTCGCGCCCGCGCTGCTGCCTGCAACATCATCCCCACCTCCACCGGTGCGGCTCAGGCCGTGGCCAAGGTTATTCCCGAACTCAAGGGCAAGTTCACGGGCTATTCGCTGCGTGTGCCCACGCCCACGGTTTCAGTTGTGGACTTTTCGGGCATTCTGGAAAAATCCACTGATACCGAAAGCCTGCTCGGCGAACTCAAGGAAGCTTCGGAAACCTACCTCAAGGGCATTCTGGCTTACAACGAAAAGCCCCTGGTTTCCATGGACTTCAAGGGCGACCCGCATTCTTCCATTCTTGAAGCCCCCTACACCACCGTGCAGGAAGGCCGCCTGGTCAAGATTGTGGCCTGGTACGACAACGAATGGGGCTATTCCAACCGTGTGTGCGACCTCGCTTGCCTCATGGGGGCCAAGGGCTTCTAG
This window harbors:
- the gap gene encoding type I glyceraldehyde-3-phosphate dehydrogenase; translated protein: MSRIKVGINGFGRIGRQVFRALHQSYRDKVEVVAINDLFDAESNFHLLEYDSVYGRANLDAKVNGQDATVGDWNIHCFAERDPKQLTWGAHDVDIVVESTGIFRSATQAAVHIENGAKKVIITAPAKDEDITIVMGVNHEQYDPAKHHVVSNASCTTNCLAPVALVLQRKFGIQMGNMTTIHAYTNDQRILDMAHKDPRRARAAACNIIPTSTGAAQAVAKVIPELKGKFTGYSLRVPTPTVSVVDFSGILEKSTDTESLLGELKEASETYLKGILAYNEKPLVSMDFKGDPHSSILEAPYTTVQEGRLVKIVAWYDNEWGYSNRVCDLACLMGAKGF
- a CDS encoding bactofilin family protein, yielding MAKDEIAYLGSDTVYEGKLNFKGTVRIEGRYTGEIVSDGTLNVGKDAQVQGTLDVGELLLSGHFTGDVTAKRRIVVYSSGVLEGQVVTPNLLTEEGGIIEGQISMKTPGKPKA
- a CDS encoding GAF domain-containing protein, producing the protein MAHDYFRALRDVALVINSSLEPREVLHKITEQTAVTMGCKASTIRLLDSTGRFLLPSAAHGLSSTYMRKGPVEVKRSGLDGEVLSGKTIHLKDATADGRFQYPESAKAEGLVSVLSSPLMADGKAIGLIRVYSDVEREFSADEETFMEAVAAISALAIENSRLHEALRNNYELMAKHAYSLYED